In one Musa acuminata AAA Group cultivar baxijiao chromosome BXJ2-5, Cavendish_Baxijiao_AAA, whole genome shotgun sequence genomic region, the following are encoded:
- the LOC135613062 gene encoding putative germin-like protein 2-1, translating to MATEMFLLVLLAMASSLAMASDPSQLQDFCVADKDSKVLVNGFVCKDPMVVKADDFSLSGLDMPGDTGNKFGFNVTPANVMQIPGLNTLGISMVRIDYIPKGLNPPHTHPRATEILTVIEGQLLVGFVTSNTDNRLFTKMLKKGDVFVFPQGLIHFQFNPGYTNTFAIGALSSQNPGTITIADAVFGANPPISDEILAKAFQVDKKLVDWLQAQFAKKN from the exons ATGGCCACCGAGATGTTTCTCCTTGTTCTCCTCGCCATGGCTTCCTCTCTGGCAATGGCTTCTGATCCTAGTCAACTTCAAGACTTCTGTGTCGCAGATAAGGACTCTAAAG TGCTGGTGAATGGGTTCGTCTGCAAGGACCCCATGGTTGTGAAAGCCGACGACTTCTCTCTTTCTGGCCTCGACATGCCTGGCGATACCGGAAACAAGTTCGGGTTCAATGTCACGCCTGCCAACGTGATGCAGATTCCAGGACTCAACACCCTCGGCATCTCCATGGTTCGCATCGACTACATCCCCAAAGGCCTCAACCCGCCCCACACTCACCCCCGTGCCACCGAGATCCTCACCGTCATAGAGGGACAGCTCTTAGTCGGCTTCGTCACATCCAACACCGACAACCGCCTCTTCACCAAGATGCTGAAGAAGGGTGACGTGTTTGTGTTCCCTCAAGGCCTCATCCACTTCCAGTTCAACCCTGGGTACACCAACACCTTCGCCATCGGTGCTCTCAGTAGCCAAAACCCCGGCACCATCACAATCGCCGATGCTGTGTTCGGGGCGAATCCCCCCATCTCGGATGAAATCCTCGCCAAGGCTTTCCAAGTGGACAAGAAGCTTGTCGACTGGCTTCAGGCTCAGTTCGCGAAGAAAAACTAG